From a single Cytophagales bacterium WSM2-2 genomic region:
- a CDS encoding multidrug resistance protein, translating into MNISELSLRRPVLSFVMSIILVLFGAIGFKFLGVRDYPAIDPPNINVSTSYSGANADIVESQITEPLEKAINGIAGIRNISSTSSNGTSRINVEFDLGVDLESAANDVRDKVSQARSSLPQDLTVPPVVSKADANSDAIISMTVQSNTRNPLQLTEYATNVLVERLQTIKGVSGVQIWGEKKFAMRIWLDPSKLSAYNLTALDVQNALTRENVELPSGKIAGNSTELTVRTFGRLYTEDDFNDVIVKASAMGDIRLKDVGQAILGPENEESILKDRGIPMVGMALVPLPGANYVSIADEFYKRMDQLKKEVPADIKLNIALDQTVFIKRAISEVQETLLISFLLVVLIIYLFFRDFLIAIRPLIDIPVSLIATFFIMYLCDFSINVLTMLGIVLATGLVVDDGIVVTENIYKKLEGGMNKYRAAKEGSKEIFFAVISTSITLAVVFLPIVFLQGFVGRLFREFGIVVAGAVLISAFVSLTLTPVLSVKLTRSHHEHSRFYKFSEPFFVGMENGYKNFLIKFMNIRWVAFAIIVFCVLSVYFLSQNIQSELAPMEDRNQFRLSITAPEGTAYDYMDAYVDKIAQFAVDSIPEARIILTVTAPGFSGAGSVNSAFMRTTLVDPKERNRSQQQIVDMVSKNLSRFPQGRAFAIQEQTISVNRRGGLPVQFVIQNNNFEKLQAVLPKILEQANANPTLQGVDIDLKFNKPELRVKINRLKATQLGISVQDISQTLQLAYSNLRFGYFTRDGKQYQVIGQVTRINRDDPEDLKKLYVRTNSGQLVSIDNVISIEESVTPPALYHFNRYKSATISAGLAPGKTIGDGIAAMQGIVKPMLDESFATSLSGTSRDFAESSGNTSFAFILALALIYLVLAAQFESFIDPLTIMVTVPLAIAGAFISLWLFGQTINIFSQIGMIMLIGLVTKNGILIVEFANQKREEGLSKMDAVIEASRLRLRPILMTSLAMALGSLPIALSLGDASTSRIPLGIVIVGGIMFSLILTLFVIPAMYSYLSRPRKHIDKELEEETASQPHKELVYEQ; encoded by the coding sequence ATGAACATCTCCGAATTGAGTTTGAGGCGCCCGGTGTTGTCATTCGTGATGAGCATCATATTGGTGTTATTTGGGGCCATCGGTTTTAAATTTTTGGGTGTACGAGATTACCCGGCAATCGATCCTCCCAACATAAACGTGTCAACTTCGTACTCCGGTGCAAATGCTGATATCGTTGAGTCGCAGATCACAGAACCGCTGGAGAAAGCAATCAATGGGATCGCTGGAATTAGAAATATTTCATCTACCTCGAGCAATGGTACAAGTCGTATCAATGTGGAATTTGATCTTGGTGTAGACCTGGAGTCAGCGGCAAATGACGTACGTGACAAAGTTTCTCAGGCCCGTAGTTCATTGCCACAGGATTTGACTGTGCCACCTGTGGTTTCCAAAGCGGACGCCAACTCTGATGCCATCATCAGTATGACCGTGCAGAGCAATACTAGAAACCCATTGCAGCTCACCGAGTATGCCACAAATGTGCTGGTGGAGCGACTGCAGACAATTAAAGGAGTAAGTGGTGTGCAGATCTGGGGCGAGAAAAAATTTGCCATGCGAATCTGGCTTGATCCTTCAAAGCTTAGCGCTTACAACCTTACAGCACTGGACGTACAAAATGCATTGACACGTGAAAACGTAGAGTTGCCTTCCGGAAAAATTGCAGGAAACTCTACAGAACTTACGGTGCGGACTTTCGGCAGACTTTATACCGAAGACGACTTCAACGATGTCATCGTCAAAGCGTCTGCCATGGGCGACATACGCCTGAAAGACGTGGGCCAGGCGATACTTGGCCCTGAAAATGAAGAATCGATTTTAAAGGACCGTGGTATCCCGATGGTCGGTATGGCATTGGTACCGCTGCCGGGTGCCAACTATGTTTCCATTGCTGACGAGTTTTACAAGCGAATGGATCAGTTGAAAAAAGAAGTGCCTGCAGATATCAAACTGAACATCGCTCTTGATCAAACTGTATTTATCAAGCGTGCTATCTCTGAAGTGCAGGAAACATTGTTGATTTCCTTCTTACTCGTGGTATTGATCATTTACCTGTTTTTCCGCGACTTCCTGATTGCGATTCGCCCGCTGATCGATATCCCGGTTTCATTGATCGCTACGTTCTTCATTATGTACTTGTGCGATTTCTCGATCAATGTGTTGACCATGCTGGGCATTGTGCTTGCCACGGGCCTCGTGGTGGATGATGGTATCGTTGTCACGGAAAACATTTATAAGAAACTGGAAGGCGGTATGAACAAGTACCGTGCAGCAAAGGAGGGGTCCAAAGAAATTTTCTTCGCGGTAATTTCGACATCCATCACATTGGCTGTGGTTTTTCTACCGATCGTCTTTTTGCAGGGATTCGTTGGTCGCTTGTTCCGTGAATTCGGAATTGTTGTGGCGGGTGCAGTGTTGATCTCAGCTTTTGTATCACTTACGCTTACCCCGGTGTTGAGTGTGAAGCTCACACGCTCTCATCATGAACACTCCCGGTTCTACAAGTTCAGCGAACCTTTTTTCGTAGGAATGGAAAACGGCTACAAGAATTTCCTGATAAAGTTTATGAACATCCGTTGGGTGGCGTTCGCGATAATCGTGTTCTGTGTGCTCTCGGTTTACTTCCTGAGCCAGAATATCCAGTCGGAACTTGCGCCCATGGAAGATCGTAATCAGTTCCGCTTAAGCATCACAGCTCCTGAAGGAACGGCCTACGATTACATGGATGCTTACGTTGATAAAATTGCGCAGTTTGCTGTTGACTCAATACCTGAAGCTCGAATTATCCTCACGGTAACAGCTCCGGGTTTCAGTGGTGCAGGCTCTGTGAATTCGGCCTTCATGCGAACTACACTGGTTGACCCGAAAGAACGCAACCGCTCACAACAGCAGATCGTGGATATGGTGTCGAAAAATCTGTCGCGGTTTCCGCAAGGCCGCGCTTTTGCTATCCAGGAACAAACGATCTCGGTAAACAGGCGTGGAGGGCTTCCGGTACAATTCGTAATTCAGAATAATAATTTCGAGAAACTGCAGGCGGTACTTCCGAAGATTTTGGAACAGGCCAACGCAAACCCGACACTCCAAGGCGTTGACATCGACTTAAAATTTAATAAACCGGAGCTTCGCGTAAAAATAAACCGCCTCAAGGCAACGCAGCTTGGCATCAGTGTTCAGGATATTTCGCAGACACTGCAGTTAGCTTACAGTAACCTCCGGTTCGGTTATTTCACCAGAGATGGGAAACAATATCAGGTGATCGGTCAGGTAACGAGAATCAATCGCGATGATCCTGAGGATTTGAAGAAATTGTATGTGCGTACAAATTCAGGCCAATTGGTTTCTATTGATAATGTGATTTCTATAGAAGAGTCAGTCACACCTCCGGCATTGTACCATTTCAATCGTTATAAGTCAGCAACAATTTCTGCCGGTCTTGCCCCTGGAAAAACAATTGGCGATGGAATTGCAGCAATGCAAGGTATTGTGAAGCCAATGCTGGATGAATCTTTTGCAACATCATTGTCAGGCACTTCGCGTGACTTTGCTGAAAGCTCGGGCAATACTTCGTTCGCTTTCATTCTGGCACTGGCATTGATTTATCTCGTACTTGCCGCACAGTTTGAGAGTTTCATCGATCCGCTGACGATCATGGTGACAGTGCCGCTAGCGATAGCCGGAGCGTTCATTTCTCTGTGGTTGTTCGGGCAAACCATTAATATCTTCTCACAAATCGGGATGATCATGCTGATAGGCCTGGTGACAAAAAATGGAATTTTGATTGTGGAATTTGCCAATCAGAAGCGTGAAGAAGGTTTATCAAAAATGGATGCAGTAATCGAAGCTTCACGTCTTCGCCTCCGCCCGATTTTGATGACGAGCCTGGCAATGGCCTTAGGCTCTTTACCAATAGCGTTGTCGCTCGGTGATGCCAGCACCAGCCGTATTCCGTTGGGCATCGTGATCGTAGGTGGAATCATGTTTTCATTGATACTTACATTGTTCGTTATTCCGGCCATGTATTCTTACCTGTCACGACCACGCAAACACATCGACAAAGAATTAGAAGAAGAAACTGCATCTCAACCCCACAAGGAGTTAGTCTATGAACAATAA
- a CDS encoding MexH family multidrug efflux RND transporter periplasmic adaptor subunit — translation MLKKFLLVIFVFAVVLTGCKKKKAVVNATRQSGPVMAEGFVVEPHLESEKIEVPGSLLPTEETQIRPEVTGRIVILNIQEGTYVRKGEVLVKLFDQDLQAQLKKLQVQLEISNRTVERQRDLLKINGISQQDFDLSALAVDNLKADIQSTQIAISKTEILAPYDGKLGLRNVSMGAYVSPSDILTSIRQVDQLKLDFSIPEKYAKEIGVGYVISFRVDGGEKDHQATVLATEGNVDQVTRTLKIKAIVRENHKELVPGVFAKVNLQLGRQAKALMVPTQAVIPLARSKQIILFRKDSVQFLTVETGIRDSVFVQIVKGLKSGDTVVTTGLMSIRPKSKVKITKVNRYSK, via the coding sequence ATGTTGAAGAAGTTTCTCCTTGTGATTTTTGTGTTCGCAGTCGTGCTGACCGGATGTAAGAAAAAGAAAGCGGTGGTTAATGCTACGCGCCAATCAGGACCAGTGATGGCGGAAGGTTTTGTTGTTGAACCTCATTTGGAAAGTGAAAAAATTGAAGTGCCGGGGTCACTGTTGCCCACAGAAGAAACGCAGATTCGCCCCGAAGTAACAGGTCGTATTGTAATATTGAATATCCAGGAAGGTACCTACGTTCGCAAGGGAGAGGTGCTGGTAAAACTTTTTGACCAGGATTTGCAGGCTCAGCTCAAAAAACTCCAGGTGCAACTTGAGATCTCCAATCGTACGGTAGAAAGACAGCGCGATTTGTTGAAAATCAACGGGATCAGTCAACAGGATTTCGATCTGAGCGCATTGGCAGTTGACAACCTTAAAGCCGACATTCAGTCCACCCAAATAGCAATATCGAAGACCGAAATACTGGCACCCTATGATGGCAAGCTCGGACTTCGCAATGTGAGCATGGGAGCTTATGTATCACCATCGGATATCCTCACCAGTATCCGTCAGGTTGATCAGTTGAAACTGGATTTTTCCATTCCGGAAAAGTATGCCAAGGAAATTGGTGTTGGTTATGTGATCAGTTTCAGAGTGGACGGTGGGGAAAAAGATCATCAGGCAACCGTGCTTGCTACAGAAGGGAATGTGGACCAGGTGACGCGTACCCTTAAGATCAAAGCCATTGTCAGGGAAAATCATAAGGAGTTGGTGCCTGGCGTTTTCGCGAAAGTAAATTTGCAACTCGGTCGTCAGGCCAAAGCCTTGATGGTGCCTACACAGGCAGTGATTCCGCTGGCGCGCAGCAAGCAGATTATTTTATTCCGCAAAGACAGCGTGCAGTTCCTGACGGTGGAAACAGGCATCCGTGATTCTGTCTTCGTACAAATTGTGAAAGGATTGAAGTCCGGTGATACCGTGGTGACTACCGGATTGATGTCGATACGGCCGAAATCAAAAGTCAAGATCACGAAAGTGAATCGTTACAGTAAATAA